One window from the genome of Chloroflexaceae bacterium encodes:
- a CDS encoding AI-2E family transporter, with protein MVSNQQSTGRGLMTAAAVAVLFGGVYLASSILGFVMLAVFFALLCHPIRVWLMGRGLASSVALTIIAIGLAAIVAGLALLVGVSLGEIVARLNVYQDQIASQSQAFRDRLGKLGLSFADRAAQAALNAEALGRILAGIIASIAGFLASSFYVLLLVIFLLVEGPAMFDRASRALGSTNPLITRFRSVSPFIVRYFGLRTYLNAMTGVGFALALLALGVDYALLWGALMFFLSYVPYVGIFVASIPPTILALAEHGPGRAILVVAGITVINIVLENIIFPRMVGKGLNLPATVVFLSFFVWLGLLGAPGALLSVFLTLLILLALDSYEHTRWLAKTLIPEPSGEETADKP; from the coding sequence ATGGTCAGCAACCAACAATCCACGGGTCGCGGTCTGATGACGGCTGCCGCCGTCGCGGTGCTATTCGGCGGTGTGTATCTGGCTTCCTCCATCCTGGGCTTCGTGATGCTGGCGGTCTTCTTTGCCCTGCTCTGTCACCCAATCAGGGTCTGGCTCATGGGGCGGGGCCTCGCGTCGTCAGTCGCCCTGACGATCATCGCCATTGGGCTGGCCGCAATCGTGGCGGGGCTCGCGCTGCTCGTCGGTGTGTCACTTGGCGAGATTGTCGCCAGGCTCAACGTCTACCAGGACCAGATCGCGTCGCAGTCACAGGCCTTCCGTGACCGGCTGGGCAAGCTCGGTCTGTCGTTCGCTGATCGGGCCGCGCAGGCTGCGTTGAACGCTGAGGCTCTCGGGCGAATCCTCGCCGGAATCATTGCCAGCATCGCCGGATTCCTGGCTTCATCGTTCTACGTGCTGCTCCTGGTCATCTTCCTCCTGGTTGAGGGGCCGGCCATGTTCGATCGAGCCAGTCGAGCTCTTGGCAGCACGAACCCCCTCATTACCAGGTTCCGGTCCGTTAGCCCGTTCATCGTGCGCTACTTCGGCCTGCGCACCTATCTGAATGCGATGACCGGCGTGGGCTTCGCGCTCGCCCTGCTTGCGCTTGGCGTTGACTATGCGCTCCTGTGGGGAGCGTTGATGTTCTTCCTTAGCTACGTCCCCTATGTCGGCATCTTTGTCGCCTCCATCCCGCCAACCATCCTGGCCCTGGCCGAGCATGGCCCGGGCCGCGCCATCCTGGTTGTGGCAGGGATCACAGTGATCAACATCGTGCTGGAGAACATTATTTTCCCACGCATGGTCGGCAAGGGCCTGAACCTGCCGGCCACGGTGGTCTTCCTCTCGTTCTTCGTATGGCTGGGCCTGCTCGGTGCGCCGGGAGCTCTGCTGTCTGTCTTCCTCACGCTGCTGATACTGCTGGCGCTCGACAGCTACGAGCACACGCGCTGGCTCGCCAAAACCCTCATACCCGAGCCGAGCGGGGAAGAGACCGCGGACAAGCCGTAG
- the tatC gene encoding twin-arginine translocase subunit TatC has translation MTLIEHLVELRARLMRAAIGVIVGLVIGVIMVLPEGPVRLVDILIATFAPINERYAPVQAVGTAETFTSYMTVALAIGVIIGMPVIVYQLLAFIVPGLTYKERRVLFTALPFVTFFFLAGLAFGWFITVPTAIRFLIGFSSSELIQTQPSLANFLSTITLLLLINGIVFELPVIIYVLAFMGVVTAAQLRKYRRFAIVAVVIIAALITPTGDPINLILLALPMYLLYEVGVILARFVPERS, from the coding sequence ATGACCCTCATCGAACACCTGGTCGAACTGCGCGCGCGGTTGATGCGGGCCGCCATCGGCGTCATCGTCGGCCTGGTCATCGGCGTGATTATGGTCCTGCCTGAAGGCCCGGTGCGCCTGGTTGACATCCTCATCGCCACCTTCGCGCCGATTAATGAACGCTATGCCCCGGTGCAGGCCGTCGGCACCGCCGAGACCTTTACCAGCTATATGACCGTGGCTCTCGCAATAGGGGTCATCATCGGCATGCCGGTGATCGTCTACCAGTTGCTGGCCTTTATCGTTCCCGGCCTGACGTACAAAGAGCGGCGCGTGCTCTTCACCGCCCTGCCCTTCGTGACGTTCTTCTTTCTGGCTGGGCTGGCTTTTGGCTGGTTCATTACCGTACCCACCGCCATCCGCTTTCTAATTGGCTTCTCTTCCTCTGAACTGATACAGACTCAGCCTTCCCTGGCAAACTTTCTCAGCACCATCACCCTGTTGCTGCTGATCAATGGCATTGTCTTTGAACTGCCGGTGATCATCTACGTGCTGGCTTTCATGGGCGTGGTCACCGCTGCCCAGCTCCGCAAGTACCGGCGCTTTGCCATTGTTGCCGTAGTCATCATCGCTGCCCTGATTACCCCCACTGGCGATCCCATCAACCTGATCCTCCTGGCTCTCCCCATGTATCTGCTCTATGAAGTCGGTGTCATCCTGGCCCGCTTCGTGCCCGAACGGTCCTGA
- a CDS encoding twin-arginine translocase TatA/TatE family subunit translates to MKRAHSYTAGNGMEIFNIHIFEFLLIAALALVVFGPERLPEVGRFVGKQVARFLAWQQQSPELRLINDIRSEFEREIATLRDELIRTRNQLDVSRDVEALRGQIEPMLNLRPDAHPQQSAQPSPAAAAPPEDAGATEGSIPASDNGGLAKAPASPAAPDDAAPPATLADAGEHVANSPALTPQPAPHTVPATTSPNRIPGAEPTGVLQPVDERARHLAERRARLHDPPDYDDDPPASNGSPTDAQPETPAASLSNHERDELLCQIQALSSELRALVGELRERGVIDVDWRPNREHSQETVSR, encoded by the coding sequence ATGAAAAGGGCGCATAGCTACACCGCCGGGAACGGAATGGAGATTTTCAACATCCACATCTTTGAGTTCTTGCTGATCGCCGCGCTGGCGCTGGTCGTCTTCGGGCCGGAACGGCTGCCCGAGGTGGGGCGCTTCGTCGGCAAGCAAGTTGCGCGTTTCCTCGCCTGGCAGCAGCAATCGCCCGAATTGCGCCTGATCAACGACATTCGTAGCGAGTTCGAACGTGAGATCGCCACGCTCCGCGACGAATTGATCCGCACCCGTAACCAGCTCGACGTATCGCGCGACGTTGAGGCGCTCCGCGGCCAGATTGAGCCTATGCTCAATCTGCGACCCGACGCCCATCCCCAGCAGTCCGCGCAGCCTTCACCAGCCGCTGCCGCCCCACCAGAGGATGCCGGAGCGACTGAAGGGTCCATACCGGCGTCGGACAACGGCGGCCTCGCCAAAGCCCCGGCTTCGCCCGCTGCGCCCGATGATGCCGCCCCTCCCGCGACCCTCGCGGACGCGGGCGAGCACGTCGCCAACTCGCCTGCCCTGACGCCTCAACCCGCCCCTCACACGGTGCCGGCCACGACAAGCCCCAATCGTATCCCCGGCGCCGAGCCGACCGGTGTACTGCAACCGGTAGACGAACGGGCCCGGCACCTCGCTGAGCGCCGTGCGCGCCTGCACGATCCGCCTGACTATGATGATGACCCGCCAGCGTCGAATGGGTCGCCGACCGACGCCCAACCCGAGACGCCGGCTGCCTCCCTCTCCAACCACGAACGCGACGAACTGCTGTGCCAGATCCAGGCCCTCAGCAGCGAACTGCGAGCGCTGGTCGGCGAATTGCGCGAGCGTGGCGTCATTGACGTAGACTGGCGCCCGAACAGGGAGCATTCTCAGGAGACTGTGTCGCGGTGA
- a CDS encoding RNA polymerase sigma factor, producing the protein MTVLYPPSVLKCPSLIEVGENDCLDTSVAMGAAQATAEAPASEEPSLALDPALLPDFDELVQRYQRQVLVIAYRILGNWQDAEDLAQEALLKAYLRLGDLVNPASLGAWLRRLTVNACLDALARQQRRPATVSLTASEDHEAPVPERFLAVASAEEAAVRAEEWRDLRATLLRLEPGAREALVLREIYGYSYAEIAGMLDLGLSAVKMRVHRARHAVQRALNE; encoded by the coding sequence GTGACCGTTTTGTATCCGCCTTCGGTCTTGAAATGTCCCTCGTTGATCGAGGTAGGCGAAAACGATTGTCTGGACACCTCGGTTGCGATGGGGGCAGCGCAGGCGACCGCCGAGGCGCCGGCTTCGGAAGAGCCCTCACTTGCGCTCGACCCGGCGCTGCTGCCGGATTTTGACGAGCTGGTCCAGCGATACCAGCGGCAGGTGCTGGTTATTGCCTACCGGATTCTGGGCAACTGGCAGGATGCTGAGGATCTGGCGCAGGAGGCCTTGCTCAAGGCCTACCTGCGGCTGGGCGATCTGGTCAACCCGGCCTCGCTCGGCGCGTGGCTGCGCCGGCTGACGGTGAACGCATGTCTCGACGCCCTGGCGCGGCAGCAACGCCGGCCAGCTACGGTTTCGTTGACCGCCTCGGAGGACCATGAGGCGCCCGTGCCCGAGCGCTTCCTGGCAGTGGCCTCGGCCGAAGAAGCGGCGGTGCGCGCTGAGGAGTGGCGCGACCTGCGCGCCACGCTATTGCGTCTGGAACCGGGAGCGCGCGAGGCGCTGGTGTTGCGCGAGATCTACGGCTATTCCTACGCTGAGATCGCCGGTATGCTCGACCTGGGCCTGAGCGCCGTGAAGATGCGAGTGCACCGCGCCAGGCATGCCGTGCAGCGCGCGCTAAACGAGTAA
- the aat gene encoding leucyl/phenylalanyl-tRNA--protein transferase: MLTPELLIAAYAQGIFPMAEDDGSIGWYEPTIRAIIPLDAFHVPRRLLRTVRSGRFEVRYDTAFEEVMRGCAAPGRGRETTWISEEMIGAYVALHRLGYAHSVECWREGQLVGGLYGVALGGLFAGESMFHRERDASKVALVHLVERLRRGGFVLLDSQYLGSDHLRQFGAIEISRAEYHRRLRAALRVPARFPIEP, translated from the coding sequence ATGCTTACTCCTGAACTGCTGATCGCAGCCTACGCGCAGGGCATCTTCCCGATGGCTGAGGACGACGGCAGCATCGGCTGGTACGAACCGACCATCCGCGCCATCATCCCCCTTGATGCATTTCACGTTCCAAGACGTTTGTTGCGCACCGTGCGCAGCGGGCGCTTCGAGGTGCGCTACGACACCGCCTTTGAGGAGGTTATGCGCGGCTGCGCTGCTCCCGGTCGGGGGCGCGAGACGACCTGGATCTCCGAGGAGATGATCGGCGCCTACGTGGCTCTGCATCGACTCGGCTACGCCCATAGCGTCGAATGCTGGCGCGAGGGTCAACTGGTTGGCGGGCTGTACGGGGTGGCCCTGGGAGGACTCTTCGCTGGCGAGAGCATGTTCCATCGCGAGCGCGACGCCAGCAAGGTCGCCCTGGTACACCTGGTGGAACGCCTGCGGCGCGGGGGCTTCGTGCTGCTCGACTCACAGTATCTTGGGAGCGACCACTTGCGCCAGTTCGGGGCCATCGAGATCTCGCGCGCCGAGTACCACCGCCGGTTGCGCGCCGCGCTGCGCGTGCCGGCGAGGTTTCCGATAGAACCATGA
- the purL gene encoding phosphoribosylformylglycinamidine synthase subunit PurL — MPQFLVTVAPRETAPQSETVHLLYLLAGPDLGDETVAYLTATLLHDPVVQTARWTRLDRPSLAVEMPPSAAWVLEIAYRPGVTDNEGEMVLEGARRLETPGLAMARTLRRYLLPPDTDPVARAADLANDLIQTTFTYAPGTRLDERLAFYDLLATVPEEGRPVIASAPLREADDAALLRISQEGVLALDLDEMRAIRAYFTALGRDPTDGELETLAQTWSEHCSHKSFKARVRYRSTSTAADLPDAALYPMLHRLEHGPVEIDSLIRTFLMAATGEVLARRHGGSATDQAPLTDDWVLSAFVDNAGIIAFDEDYEVSFKVETHNHPSALEPFGGANTGVGGVIRDVLGVSAEPIANTDILCFGMPDTPATALPPGVLHPARVASSVVAGVRDYGNKLGIPTVNGAVLFDPGYTANPLVYCGTLGIAPRGLHPRNVSPGDAIVLVGGRTGRDGIHGATFSSVELTQQTAVTVGSAVQIGDPITEKKLLDVLLQARDARLYSAITDCGAGGLSSAVGEMGAECGASVELSRVPRKYAGLQPWEVWLSEAQERMVLAVPPANLEAFLDLCASEDVEASVIGEFTNDGRLHVTNQGALVVNLDMEFLHRGRPQRVLEALWQPEPQVPAQPAGALPPPAEALLRLLAHPNIASKERIVRTYDHEVRGATVIKPFVGAALDGPGDAAVLQPLPHTLAGLALGCGINPRYGRVDPYWMALAAVDEAMRNVVAVGGDPQRTAILDNFCWGDPRLPDRMAGLVRAAAGCYDAAVAFGTPFISGKDSLNNEYRDVEGRRIAIPPTLLISALAYVPDVTRCVTMDLKAPGDLLYLVGATGPDLLGSHLAAIIGTDLPGASRLPRVDLAAAPHTFTALHRAMSAGLVQACHDLSEGGLAVAAAEMVIAGNLGLDLRLDAVAQDTLTALFSETPSRFLVEVRPDDASAFEAALDGVILNRLGTVTVAPTLLIRTAETTVLALDVATLRTHWKSGLDGIDL; from the coding sequence ATGCCTCAGTTTCTGGTTACGGTTGCGCCGCGTGAAACCGCTCCCCAGAGTGAGACGGTTCATCTGCTCTACTTGCTCGCTGGCCCGGATCTCGGCGATGAGACCGTAGCGTACCTTACGGCGACATTGCTGCACGACCCCGTTGTGCAGACGGCCCGCTGGACGCGCCTTGATCGCCCCTCGCTGGCCGTCGAAATGCCGCCTTCCGCCGCCTGGGTGCTCGAAATCGCTTACCGACCTGGCGTTACCGATAACGAGGGCGAGATGGTCCTCGAAGGCGCCCGACGCCTGGAGACGCCCGGCCTCGCCATGGCGCGCACCCTGCGCCGCTACCTGCTTCCCCCGGACACCGACCCCGTTGCTCGCGCCGCCGATCTGGCGAATGACCTGATACAAACCACCTTCACCTACGCGCCCGGCACGCGTCTCGACGAGCGGCTGGCCTTCTATGACTTGCTGGCGACCGTACCCGAAGAGGGCCGCCCGGTTATTGCCAGCGCGCCCCTCCGCGAGGCCGACGATGCCGCGCTGCTGCGCATCAGCCAGGAGGGCGTGCTGGCCCTGGACCTCGACGAGATGCGCGCCATTCGGGCCTACTTTACCGCCCTCGGGCGCGATCCCACCGATGGCGAACTCGAAACCCTCGCCCAGACCTGGAGCGAGCACTGCTCGCATAAGAGCTTCAAGGCGCGCGTGCGGTATCGTTCCACCAGCACCGCAGCGGATCTGCCTGACGCTGCGCTGTACCCGATGCTGCACCGCCTGGAGCATGGTCCGGTCGAAATTGACAGCCTGATCCGCACCTTCCTGATGGCCGCTACAGGCGAAGTGCTCGCCCGTCGCCACGGTGGCAGCGCCACCGACCAGGCGCCGCTGACCGATGATTGGGTGCTCTCGGCGTTCGTGGATAATGCCGGCATCATTGCCTTTGACGAAGACTACGAGGTTTCGTTCAAGGTCGAAACCCATAATCACCCCAGCGCGCTGGAGCCGTTCGGCGGGGCTAACACCGGCGTAGGCGGCGTGATCCGCGACGTGCTGGGCGTCAGCGCCGAGCCGATCGCCAATACCGACATCCTGTGCTTCGGCATGCCCGACACACCGGCCACAGCGCTGCCGCCCGGCGTGCTGCACCCCGCTCGGGTCGCCAGCAGCGTAGTGGCAGGCGTGCGCGATTACGGCAACAAGCTCGGCATCCCCACCGTCAACGGCGCGGTGCTCTTCGACCCCGGCTACACCGCCAATCCCCTGGTGTACTGCGGCACCCTCGGCATCGCCCCCCGCGGCCTGCACCCGCGCAACGTCAGCCCCGGCGACGCGATTGTGCTCGTCGGCGGGCGCACCGGGCGCGATGGCATTCACGGGGCTACCTTCAGCAGTGTTGAACTCACCCAGCAGACGGCGGTGACCGTCGGCAGCGCCGTACAGATTGGCGACCCGATCACCGAGAAGAAATTGCTCGATGTCCTGTTGCAGGCCCGCGACGCGCGTCTCTACTCGGCAATTACCGACTGCGGCGCGGGGGGCCTCTCCTCCGCCGTGGGCGAGATGGGCGCCGAGTGCGGGGCCAGCGTGGAACTCAGCCGCGTGCCGCGCAAGTATGCCGGCCTGCAACCCTGGGAGGTCTGGCTCTCCGAAGCGCAGGAGCGCATGGTACTCGCCGTGCCGCCGGCCAATCTGGAGGCGTTCCTCGACCTCTGCGCGAGCGAAGATGTGGAGGCCAGCGTCATTGGCGAGTTTACCAATGATGGGCGCCTGCATGTGACGAATCAGGGCGCGCTGGTCGTCAATCTGGATATGGAGTTTCTGCACCGCGGGCGACCGCAGCGCGTCCTCGAGGCGTTGTGGCAACCCGAGCCTCAGGTCCCCGCGCAGCCGGCAGGCGCCCTGCCGCCGCCCGCAGAGGCGCTGCTGCGCCTGCTGGCGCATCCCAACATTGCCTCGAAGGAGCGCATCGTGCGCACCTACGACCATGAAGTGCGCGGGGCCACAGTGATCAAGCCCTTCGTCGGCGCAGCCCTCGATGGTCCCGGTGACGCCGCCGTGTTGCAGCCCCTGCCCCACACCCTGGCGGGCCTGGCTCTCGGCTGCGGCATCAATCCTCGCTACGGGCGCGTGGACCCTTACTGGATGGCCCTTGCCGCCGTGGACGAGGCTATGCGCAACGTTGTGGCCGTGGGCGGAGATCCTCAGCGCACCGCCATTCTCGACAACTTCTGCTGGGGCGACCCGCGCTTGCCTGACCGCATGGCCGGCCTGGTGCGCGCCGCCGCGGGGTGCTACGATGCCGCTGTCGCCTTTGGCACGCCCTTCATTTCGGGCAAAGACAGTCTGAACAATGAGTACCGGGACGTCGAAGGCCGGCGTATCGCCATCCCGCCCACGCTGCTGATCTCGGCCCTGGCCTATGTGCCCGACGTGACCCGCTGCGTGACTATGGACCTCAAGGCGCCGGGCGATCTGCTCTACCTGGTTGGCGCGACCGGCCCCGACCTGCTCGGCAGCCACCTGGCCGCCATTATCGGCACGGACCTGCCCGGCGCTTCTCGCCTGCCCCGCGTGGACCTGGCTGCTGCCCCGCACACCTTCACCGCTCTGCACCGGGCAATGAGTGCCGGTCTGGTACAGGCCTGCCACGATCTAAGTGAGGGTGGCCTGGCCGTCGCCGCTGCCGAGATGGTGATCGCCGGCAACCTGGGGCTGGATCTGCGTCTCGACGCCGTGGCTCAAGATACCCTCACGGCCCTGTTCAGCGAAACTCCCAGCCGCTTCCTGGTGGAAGTGCGCCCGGACGATGCCAGCGCCTTTGAGGCAGCACTGGACGGTGTGATCCTCAACCGCCTGGGCACGGTGACGGTAGCGCCAACCTTGCTGATCCGCACCGCCGAAACCACGGTGCTCGCCCTTGACGTCGCCACCCTCCGCACGCACTGGAAGAGCGGCCTGGATGGAATAGACCTGTAA
- the fsa gene encoding fructose-6-phosphate aldolase has product MQLYLDTANLDEIREAATWGVLSGVTTNPTLIAREKGADFKATITEIAELVDGPISAETISLDAAGMVQEGIEYASWHPNVIIKVPSTTEGLKAVTQLARRGIRCNVTLCFNAVQALMAARAGAFIVSPFVGRVDDTGVDGMQLIREISQIYRQDSEIKTRILAASIRHPRHIVESALAGAHIATCPFKVLQQAMRHPLTDRGIEQFLADWRSRS; this is encoded by the coding sequence ATGCAACTCTATCTAGACACGGCGAACCTCGACGAAATCCGTGAGGCGGCCACGTGGGGCGTGTTGAGCGGCGTTACGACCAATCCGACCCTGATCGCCCGTGAGAAGGGCGCCGATTTTAAAGCGACAATCACCGAGATCGCCGAACTGGTAGACGGTCCCATCAGCGCCGAGACGATCTCGCTCGATGCTGCCGGTATGGTGCAGGAGGGCATTGAGTACGCCTCCTGGCATCCGAATGTGATCATCAAGGTGCCCAGCACCACCGAGGGGTTGAAAGCGGTCACGCAACTGGCTCGTCGCGGCATTCGCTGCAACGTGACCCTGTGTTTTAACGCTGTGCAGGCCCTGATGGCTGCTCGCGCGGGGGCGTTTATTGTCAGTCCCTTCGTGGGCCGCGTTGATGACACAGGGGTGGACGGCATGCAGCTCATCCGCGAGATCAGCCAGATCTACCGCCAGGACTCGGAGATCAAGACCAGGATTCTCGCCGCCTCGATTCGCCACCCGCGCCACATCGTCGAGTCGGCCCTCGCCGGGGCCCACATCGCCACCTGTCCCTTCAAGGTGTTGCAGCAGGCGATGCGGCATCCTCTTACCGACCGGGGAATCGAGCAGTTCCTGGCCGACTGGCGTTCGCGGAGTTGA